One region of Gopherus evgoodei ecotype Sinaloan lineage chromosome 23, rGopEvg1_v1.p, whole genome shotgun sequence genomic DNA includes:
- the ACLY gene encoding ATP-citrate synthase isoform X2, whose protein sequence is MSAKAISEQTGKEFLYKYICTSSAIQNRFKYARVTSDTDWDRLTQDHPWLLTERLVVKPDQLIKRRGKLGLVGVNLDLGQVKAWLKLRLGKETTIAKATGILKNFLIEPFVPHKQEEEFYVCIYAAREGDYVLFHHQGGVDVGDVDAKAQKLLVRVDEKLSESDVKKHLLVHALEEKKDVLASFISGLFNLYEDLYFTYLEINPLVVTKDGVYVLDLAAKIDATADYICKVKWGDVEFPPPFGREAYPEEAYIADLDAKSGASLKLTLLNPKGRIWTMVAGGGASVVYSDTICDLGGVNELANYGEYSGAPSEQQTYDYAKTILSLMTREKHPEGKILIIGGSIANFTNVAATFKGIVRAIKDYQGPLQEHGVRIFVRRGGPNYQEGLRVMGEVGKTTGIPIHVFGTETHMTAIVGMALGQRPIPNQPPAAAHTANFLLNASGSCSTPAPSRTASFSECKPDGIAPAKKAKPMTPPGKATTLFSCHTKAIVWGMQTRAVQGMLDFDYICSRDEPSVTAMVYPFTGDHKQKFYWGHKEILIPVFKNMSDAMRKHPEVDVLINFASLRSAYDSTIETMSFPQIRTIAIIAEGIPEALTRKLIKTADKKGVTIIGPATVGGIKPGCFKIGNTGGMLDNILASKLYRPGSVAYVSRSGGMSNELNNIISRATDGVYEGVAIGGDRYPGSTFMDHVLRYQDTPGVKMIVVLGEIGGTEEYKISRGIKEGRITKPVVCWCIGTCATMFSSEVQFGHAGACANQASETAVAKNQALKEAGVFVPQSFDELGDVIQSVYEDLVSKGVIEPAQEVPPPTVPMDYSWARELGLIRKPASFMTSICDERGQELIYAGMPITEVFKEEMGIGGVLGLLWFQRRLPKYACHFIEMCLMVTADHGPAVSGAHNTIVCARAGKDLVSSLTSGLLTIGDRFGGALDAAAKMFSKAFDSGIIPMEFVNKMKKEGKLIMGIGHRVKSINNPDMRVQILKDYVKQHFPATPLLDYALEVEKITTSKKPNLILNVDGFIGVAFVDVLRNCGSFTREEADEYIDIGALNGIFVLGRSMGFIGHYLDQKRLKQGLYRHPWDDISYVLPEHMTM, encoded by the exons ATGTCAGCCAAAGCCATATCTGAGCAGACGGGGAAGGAGTTCCTGTACAAATATATCTGCACATCCTCAGCCATTCAGAACCGCTTCAAGTATGCCAGAGTGACATCAGACACCGACTGGGATCGGCTGACCCAGGATCATCCCTGGCTCCTGACTGAG CGTCTGGTGGTGAAGCCGGATCAGCTGATAAAACGGCGTGGGAAGCTTGGATTAGTTGGAGTTAATCTTGACCTGGGTCAGGTGAAGGCTTGGCTCAAACTACGTCTGGGAAAAGAAACTACG ATCGCTAAAGCGACAGGTATCCTTAAGAACTTCCTGATCGAGCCCTTCGTCCCTCACAAGCAG GAAGAAGAGTTCTATGTGTGCATCTATGCTGCCCGCGAGGGGGACTATGTGCTCTTCCACCATCAAGGGGGTGTGGACGTGGGAGATGTTGACGCCAAAGCTCAGAAGCTCTTGGTGAGGGTGGACGAAAAGCTCAGTGAATCCGATGTGAAAAAACATCTCTTGGTGCACGCACTGGAGGAGAAGAAAGA TGTCCTGGCTAGCTTCATATCTGGCCTTTTCAACCTTTACGAAGACTTGTATTTCACATACCTGGAGATAAATCCACTAG TCGTGACTAAAGATGGCGTCTATGTTCTGGATTTGGCTGCAAAGATTGACGCTACAGCTGACTACATCTGCAAAGTGAAATGGGGGGATGTAGAGTTCCCCCCTCCCTTTGGCAGAGAGGCTTATCCAGAG GAAGCCTATATCGCTGATCTGGATGCAAAGAGCGGAGCCAGCTTGAAACTGACTCTTCTCAACCCCAAGGGGAGGATTTGGACCAtggtggctggaggaggggcatcTGTGGTCTACAG TGACACCATTTGTGACCTGGGGGGTGTAAATGAACTGGCAAACTATGGGGAATACTCTGGAGCCCCTAGTGAGCAGCAGACATACGACTATGCAAAGACCATTCTCTCCCTCATGACTCGGGAGAAGCACCCAGAGG GCAAAATCCTGATAATTGGAGGCAGCATTGCTAACTTCACCAACGTGGCAGCCACCTTTAAG GGTATTGTGAGAGCCATTAAGGATTACCAGGGCCCTTTGCAAGAGCATGGTGTGAGGATCTTTGTACGGAGAGGAGGCCCTAACTACCAGGAAGGATTGCGTGTCATGGGTGAAGTGG GAAAAACCACCGGTATCCCGATCCATGTCTTTGGGACAGAGACCCACATGACAGCCATTGTAGGCATGGCACTCGGTCAGCGACCTATCCCTAATCAGCCTCCTGCAGCAGCCCACACTGCCAACTTCCTCCTCAATGCCAGCGGTAGCTGTTCT ACACCAGCACCAAGCAGAACCGCCTCTTTTTCTGAGTGCAAACCTGATGGGATTGCTCCAGCCAAGAAAGCGAAGCCCATGACACCTCCTG GTAAAGCCACAACCCTGTTCAGCTGTCACACCAAAGCTATCGTTTGGGGGATGCAGACACGAGCTGTGCAGGGCATGCTGGACTTTGATTATATCTGCTCCAGGGATGAGCCTTCGGTCACTGCCATGGTTTATCCATTCAC TGGCGATCACAAGCAGAAATTCTATTGGGGCCACAAGGAAATCCTGATCCCTGTCTTCAAGAACATGTCTGATGCCATGAGGAAGCACCCAGAGGTAGATGTGCTGATCAACTTTGCATCTCTACGGTCTGCTTATGACAGTACTATCGAGACCATGAGCTTTCCACAG ATCCGCACCATTGCCATCATTGCTGAAGGCATTCCAGAGGCACTGACACGCAAACTAATCAAGACTGCTGACAAGAAAGGGGTTACTATAATCGGGCCTGCGACT GTtggtgggatcaaacctggatGCTTTAAAATAGGCAACACGGGGGGTATGTTGGATAATATTCTGGCATCAAAACTCTACCGGCCTGGCAGTGTAGCCTATGTTTCCCGCTCTGGAGGAATGTCCAATGAGCTCAATAACATAATCTCCAGAGCCACAGATGGGGTCTATGAAGGTGTGGCTATTGGCGGAGACAG ATATCCTGGATCAACTTTCATGGACCATGTATTACGCTATCAGGACACACCGGGAGTGAAAATGAttgtggtgctgggggag ATTGGAGGCACAGAAGAGTACAAGATCAGCAGGGGTATTAAAGAGGGCCGCATCACTAAACCTGTTGTCTGCTGGTGCATTGGTACCTGTGCAACCATGTTCTCTTCagag GTGCAGTTCGGCCATGCAGGAGCTTGTGCCAACCAGGCTTCTGAAACTGCTGTTGCAAAGAACCAGGCCCTGAAAGAAGCTGGAGTATTTGTTCCCCAGAGTTTTGATGAGCTTGGAGATGTAATTCA GTCTGTGTATGAAGATCTCGTTTCCAAAGGAGTGATCGAACCGGCCCAGGAAGTGCCTCCCCCCACTGTACCAATGGACTATTCTTGGGCAAGG GAGCTGGGTCTGATCCGGAAACCAGCTTCTTTCATGACCAGCATCTGTGATGAGAGGGGCCAGGAGCTGATCTATGCTGGGATGCCTATCACCGAGGTCTTCAAAGAGGAGATGGGAATTGGTGGGGTCCTGGGCCTGCTCTGGTTTCAGAGGAG gTTACCAAAGTATGCCTGTCACTTCATTGAGATGTGTTTGATGGTAACAGCAGATCATGGACCCGCCGTATCGGGAGCCCACAACACCATTGTCTGTGCAAGAGCTGGGAAAGACCTGGTCTCTAGTCTCACCTCAGGCCTTCTCACTATT GGAGATCGATTTGGTGGTGCGCTGGATGCCGCAGCTAAGATGTTCAGTAAGGCCTTTGACAGTGGTATTATCCCTATGGAGTTCGTTAACAAGATGAAGAAAGAAGGGAAACTGATCATGGGCATTGGACACAGGGTCAAATCA ATAAATAACCCAGACATGAGAGTTCAAATTCTCAAGGACTATGTGAAGCAGCACTTTCCTGCTACCCCACTACTGGACTATGCACTTGAAGTAGAAAAAATTACAACTTCCAAG AAACCAAATCTTATCCTGAATGTGGATGGCTTTATTGGAGTCGCCTTTGTTGATGTGCTCAGGAACTGTGGCTCCTTCACCCG GGAAGAAGCAGATGAATATATTGACATCGGAGCCCTCAATGGCATCTTCGTACTTGGCAGAAGTATGGGGTTCATTG GACACTACCTGGATCAGAAGAGGCTGAAACAAGGCCTGTACCGTCACCCGTGGGATGACATCTCCTATGTTCTACCAGAGCACATGACCATGTGA
- the ACLY gene encoding ATP-citrate synthase isoform X1, protein MSAKAISEQTGKEFLYKYICTSSAIQNRFKYARVTSDTDWDRLTQDHPWLLTERLVVKPDQLIKRRGKLGLVGVNLDLGQVKAWLKLRLGKETTIAKATGILKNFLIEPFVPHKQEEEFYVCIYAAREGDYVLFHHQGGVDVGDVDAKAQKLLVRVDEKLSESDVKKHLLVHALEEKKDVLASFISGLFNLYEDLYFTYLEINPLVVTKDGVYVLDLAAKIDATADYICKVKWGDVEFPPPFGREAYPEEAYIADLDAKSGASLKLTLLNPKGRIWTMVAGGGASVVYSDTICDLGGVNELANYGEYSGAPSEQQTYDYAKTILSLMTREKHPEGKILIIGGSIANFTNVAATFKGIVRAIKDYQGPLQEHGVRIFVRRGGPNYQEGLRVMGEVGKTTGIPIHVFGTETHMTAIVGMALGQRPIPNQPPAAAHTANFLLNASGSCSTPAPSRTASFSECKPDGIAPAKKAKPMTPPDSAPASRPVQGKATTLFSCHTKAIVWGMQTRAVQGMLDFDYICSRDEPSVTAMVYPFTGDHKQKFYWGHKEILIPVFKNMSDAMRKHPEVDVLINFASLRSAYDSTIETMSFPQIRTIAIIAEGIPEALTRKLIKTADKKGVTIIGPATVGGIKPGCFKIGNTGGMLDNILASKLYRPGSVAYVSRSGGMSNELNNIISRATDGVYEGVAIGGDRYPGSTFMDHVLRYQDTPGVKMIVVLGEIGGTEEYKISRGIKEGRITKPVVCWCIGTCATMFSSEVQFGHAGACANQASETAVAKNQALKEAGVFVPQSFDELGDVIQSVYEDLVSKGVIEPAQEVPPPTVPMDYSWARELGLIRKPASFMTSICDERGQELIYAGMPITEVFKEEMGIGGVLGLLWFQRRLPKYACHFIEMCLMVTADHGPAVSGAHNTIVCARAGKDLVSSLTSGLLTIGDRFGGALDAAAKMFSKAFDSGIIPMEFVNKMKKEGKLIMGIGHRVKSINNPDMRVQILKDYVKQHFPATPLLDYALEVEKITTSKKPNLILNVDGFIGVAFVDVLRNCGSFTREEADEYIDIGALNGIFVLGRSMGFIGHYLDQKRLKQGLYRHPWDDISYVLPEHMTM, encoded by the exons ATGTCAGCCAAAGCCATATCTGAGCAGACGGGGAAGGAGTTCCTGTACAAATATATCTGCACATCCTCAGCCATTCAGAACCGCTTCAAGTATGCCAGAGTGACATCAGACACCGACTGGGATCGGCTGACCCAGGATCATCCCTGGCTCCTGACTGAG CGTCTGGTGGTGAAGCCGGATCAGCTGATAAAACGGCGTGGGAAGCTTGGATTAGTTGGAGTTAATCTTGACCTGGGTCAGGTGAAGGCTTGGCTCAAACTACGTCTGGGAAAAGAAACTACG ATCGCTAAAGCGACAGGTATCCTTAAGAACTTCCTGATCGAGCCCTTCGTCCCTCACAAGCAG GAAGAAGAGTTCTATGTGTGCATCTATGCTGCCCGCGAGGGGGACTATGTGCTCTTCCACCATCAAGGGGGTGTGGACGTGGGAGATGTTGACGCCAAAGCTCAGAAGCTCTTGGTGAGGGTGGACGAAAAGCTCAGTGAATCCGATGTGAAAAAACATCTCTTGGTGCACGCACTGGAGGAGAAGAAAGA TGTCCTGGCTAGCTTCATATCTGGCCTTTTCAACCTTTACGAAGACTTGTATTTCACATACCTGGAGATAAATCCACTAG TCGTGACTAAAGATGGCGTCTATGTTCTGGATTTGGCTGCAAAGATTGACGCTACAGCTGACTACATCTGCAAAGTGAAATGGGGGGATGTAGAGTTCCCCCCTCCCTTTGGCAGAGAGGCTTATCCAGAG GAAGCCTATATCGCTGATCTGGATGCAAAGAGCGGAGCCAGCTTGAAACTGACTCTTCTCAACCCCAAGGGGAGGATTTGGACCAtggtggctggaggaggggcatcTGTGGTCTACAG TGACACCATTTGTGACCTGGGGGGTGTAAATGAACTGGCAAACTATGGGGAATACTCTGGAGCCCCTAGTGAGCAGCAGACATACGACTATGCAAAGACCATTCTCTCCCTCATGACTCGGGAGAAGCACCCAGAGG GCAAAATCCTGATAATTGGAGGCAGCATTGCTAACTTCACCAACGTGGCAGCCACCTTTAAG GGTATTGTGAGAGCCATTAAGGATTACCAGGGCCCTTTGCAAGAGCATGGTGTGAGGATCTTTGTACGGAGAGGAGGCCCTAACTACCAGGAAGGATTGCGTGTCATGGGTGAAGTGG GAAAAACCACCGGTATCCCGATCCATGTCTTTGGGACAGAGACCCACATGACAGCCATTGTAGGCATGGCACTCGGTCAGCGACCTATCCCTAATCAGCCTCCTGCAGCAGCCCACACTGCCAACTTCCTCCTCAATGCCAGCGGTAGCTGTTCT ACACCAGCACCAAGCAGAACCGCCTCTTTTTCTGAGTGCAAACCTGATGGGATTGCTCCAGCCAAGAAAGCGAAGCCCATGACACCTCCTG ATTCAGCCCCAGCTTCAAGACCTGTGCAAG GTAAAGCCACAACCCTGTTCAGCTGTCACACCAAAGCTATCGTTTGGGGGATGCAGACACGAGCTGTGCAGGGCATGCTGGACTTTGATTATATCTGCTCCAGGGATGAGCCTTCGGTCACTGCCATGGTTTATCCATTCAC TGGCGATCACAAGCAGAAATTCTATTGGGGCCACAAGGAAATCCTGATCCCTGTCTTCAAGAACATGTCTGATGCCATGAGGAAGCACCCAGAGGTAGATGTGCTGATCAACTTTGCATCTCTACGGTCTGCTTATGACAGTACTATCGAGACCATGAGCTTTCCACAG ATCCGCACCATTGCCATCATTGCTGAAGGCATTCCAGAGGCACTGACACGCAAACTAATCAAGACTGCTGACAAGAAAGGGGTTACTATAATCGGGCCTGCGACT GTtggtgggatcaaacctggatGCTTTAAAATAGGCAACACGGGGGGTATGTTGGATAATATTCTGGCATCAAAACTCTACCGGCCTGGCAGTGTAGCCTATGTTTCCCGCTCTGGAGGAATGTCCAATGAGCTCAATAACATAATCTCCAGAGCCACAGATGGGGTCTATGAAGGTGTGGCTATTGGCGGAGACAG ATATCCTGGATCAACTTTCATGGACCATGTATTACGCTATCAGGACACACCGGGAGTGAAAATGAttgtggtgctgggggag ATTGGAGGCACAGAAGAGTACAAGATCAGCAGGGGTATTAAAGAGGGCCGCATCACTAAACCTGTTGTCTGCTGGTGCATTGGTACCTGTGCAACCATGTTCTCTTCagag GTGCAGTTCGGCCATGCAGGAGCTTGTGCCAACCAGGCTTCTGAAACTGCTGTTGCAAAGAACCAGGCCCTGAAAGAAGCTGGAGTATTTGTTCCCCAGAGTTTTGATGAGCTTGGAGATGTAATTCA GTCTGTGTATGAAGATCTCGTTTCCAAAGGAGTGATCGAACCGGCCCAGGAAGTGCCTCCCCCCACTGTACCAATGGACTATTCTTGGGCAAGG GAGCTGGGTCTGATCCGGAAACCAGCTTCTTTCATGACCAGCATCTGTGATGAGAGGGGCCAGGAGCTGATCTATGCTGGGATGCCTATCACCGAGGTCTTCAAAGAGGAGATGGGAATTGGTGGGGTCCTGGGCCTGCTCTGGTTTCAGAGGAG gTTACCAAAGTATGCCTGTCACTTCATTGAGATGTGTTTGATGGTAACAGCAGATCATGGACCCGCCGTATCGGGAGCCCACAACACCATTGTCTGTGCAAGAGCTGGGAAAGACCTGGTCTCTAGTCTCACCTCAGGCCTTCTCACTATT GGAGATCGATTTGGTGGTGCGCTGGATGCCGCAGCTAAGATGTTCAGTAAGGCCTTTGACAGTGGTATTATCCCTATGGAGTTCGTTAACAAGATGAAGAAAGAAGGGAAACTGATCATGGGCATTGGACACAGGGTCAAATCA ATAAATAACCCAGACATGAGAGTTCAAATTCTCAAGGACTATGTGAAGCAGCACTTTCCTGCTACCCCACTACTGGACTATGCACTTGAAGTAGAAAAAATTACAACTTCCAAG AAACCAAATCTTATCCTGAATGTGGATGGCTTTATTGGAGTCGCCTTTGTTGATGTGCTCAGGAACTGTGGCTCCTTCACCCG GGAAGAAGCAGATGAATATATTGACATCGGAGCCCTCAATGGCATCTTCGTACTTGGCAGAAGTATGGGGTTCATTG GACACTACCTGGATCAGAAGAGGCTGAAACAAGGCCTGTACCGTCACCCGTGGGATGACATCTCCTATGTTCTACCAGAGCACATGACCATGTGA